A portion of the Cellulophaga algicola DSM 14237 genome contains these proteins:
- a CDS encoding IS3 family transposase (programmed frameshift): MKHSIITVDKRTQRDYNLGFKLSVVHQVEKGEMTYKQAQKAYGIQGRSTVLVWLRKHGTLDWTKPIRHQMPKSKETPAQKIKRLERELSDEKLRNKILNTMIDISDKQYCTAIRKKPFAQSIQRIRQEQRLSLSRCCRLFGVSRQAVYQAEKRIIKREQEFIKVKNLVEGVRKDMPRLGTRKLYYLLKEEFAKHNLKIGRDALFGYLRSESMLIRPRKNYTKTTNSKHWLRKHPNLMKEIKVSRPEEFFVSDITYIKSRERTHYLSLVTDAYSRKIMGYHLSDDMSAENVVKAVRMAKNNRLTSKDLIHHSDRGLQYCSGIYQKELRLSNMTPSMTDGYDCYQNALAERINGILKGEFLIYKCNTGKELKKLIAESIKTYNNKRPHLSLKYKTPNFVHNKKPEKLASLV, translated from the exons ATGAAACATTCAATTATTACGGTAGACAAGCGTACCCAACGCGATTATAATTTGGGCTTTAAATTAAGTGTTGTCCATCAGGTTGAAAAAGGCGAAATGACTTATAAGCAGGCGCAAAAGGCTTATGGTATTCAAGGTAGAAGTACTGTTTTGGTTTGGTTGAGAAAACATGGTACATTAGATTGGACTAAACCAATACGCCATCAAATGCCAAAATCAAAAGAAACACCTGCCCAAAAAATCAAACGCTTGGAGAGAGAGCTTTCCGATGAAAAACTCAGGAACAAAATTCTCAATACTATGATTGACATCTCCGATAAACAGTATTGTACCGCTATCAGAAAAAAGC CATTCGCCCAATCAATCCAGCGCATCCGACAAGAACAACGATTAAGTTTATCTCGTTGTTGTCGATTGTTTGGGGTAAGTAGACAAGCGGTCTATCAAGCAGAAAAACGGATTATAAAAAGAGAACAGGAGTTTATAAAAGTAAAGAACTTGGTTGAAGGTGTTCGCAAGGATATGCCCCGGCTCGGTACACGAAAGCTGTATTACCTGTTAAAGGAAGAATTCGCAAAGCACAATTTAAAAATAGGAAGAGATGCCCTGTTTGGATATTTGCGCTCGGAATCGATGCTGATAAGGCCAAGGAAGAATTACACCAAGACAACAAACTCTAAACATTGGCTTAGAAAACATCCTAATCTGATGAAAGAAATCAAAGTTTCCAGACCAGAAGAGTTCTTCGTCAGTGACATTACATATATCAAAAGTAGAGAGCGGACACATTATCTATCCTTGGTAACCGATGCCTATAGTAGAAAAATAATGGGATATCACCTTAGTGATGATATGAGTGCCGAAAATGTGGTAAAAGCAGTAAGAATGGCTAAAAACAATAGATTGACAAGTAAAGATCTAATTCATCATTCCGATAGAGGATTGCAGTATTGCTCCGGCATATACCAAAAAGAACTAAGGCTAAGCAATATGACTCCGTCAATGACAGATGGTTATGATTGCTACCAAAATGCATTGGCAGAACGAATCAACGGCATATTGAAAGGGGAATTCCTAATCTATAAATGTAACACTGGCAAAGAGTTGAAAAAGCTTATAGCAGAATCAATAAAAACGTATAACAACAAAAGACCACACTTGAGTCTAAAATATAAAACACCTAACTTTGTACATAACAAAAAACCAGAGAAGCTAGCTTCTCTGGTTTAA
- a CDS encoding SDR family NAD(P)-dependent oxidoreductase — MKKNILLIGGSHGIGLAIAKIIQEKHTVFVASRTKEELEGLSVTHIPFDALNDELDTSLLPDTLDGFVYCPGSINLKPFKMMSLDTFHEDMELNFFSMVRVVKSIISKMADNSSMVFFSTVAVGTGMPFHTSVAAAKGAIEGFAKSMAAEYAPKIRVNVIAPSLVATPLSKRLLSNDKKIEMMSERHPLKRVGQPEDIAAFSVFLLSDDSTWMTGQIVGIDGGMSTLNIN; from the coding sequence ATGAAAAAAAACATATTACTTATAGGAGGTTCCCATGGTATTGGGTTGGCTATCGCTAAAATAATACAAGAAAAACATACCGTTTTTGTTGCATCACGAACCAAAGAAGAATTAGAAGGACTTTCTGTAACTCATATTCCTTTTGATGCTTTGAATGATGAATTAGATACTTCACTCCTACCCGATACCCTAGACGGATTTGTCTACTGCCCAGGCAGCATCAATTTAAAACCATTTAAAATGATGAGTTTAGATACGTTTCATGAAGACATGGAACTTAATTTTTTTAGCATGGTTAGAGTGGTTAAATCCATTATTTCAAAGATGGCTGATAATTCTAGCATGGTCTTTTTTAGTACCGTTGCAGTGGGTACAGGCATGCCTTTTCATACCAGTGTAGCTGCAGCAAAAGGAGCTATTGAAGGTTTTGCAAAATCAATGGCAGCAGAATATGCTCCAAAAATAAGAGTAAATGTTATCGCTCCTTCTTTAGTAGCTACTCCTTTATCAAAGCGGTTATTAAGTAATGATAAGAAAATTGAAATGATGTCTGAGAGGCACCCACTAAAACGCGTTGGACAACCTGAAGATATTGCTGCTTTTTCGGTGTTTTTATTGAGCGATGACAGCACTTGGATGACAGGACAGATTGTGGGCATTGATGGAGGAATGTCTACCTTAAATATTAATTAA
- a CDS encoding PAS domain-containing protein: protein MKKEMDQMMCLDIYLSSLTEEENKKIAPRIKPAKKGAMAPLLSWDMHINNFYNLSIQSKKETAVREFEKIAKKLHWKNDISSLFENQEFEALVITDLKKKIVWVSDGFSDMTGYSKKFAIDQTPAFLQGEETTQAVKSRINAKIKADKPFTDIITNYRKDKSAYKCEIKIIPLYTAETTHYLALERQVV, encoded by the coding sequence ATGAAAAAAGAAATGGATCAAATGATGTGTTTAGATATTTATCTTTCGTCATTAACTGAAGAAGAAAATAAAAAGATTGCACCCCGGATAAAACCTGCAAAAAAAGGAGCTATGGCACCGCTACTAAGCTGGGATATGCATATTAATAATTTTTACAATCTGTCCATACAATCTAAAAAGGAAACTGCTGTAAGAGAGTTTGAAAAAATTGCTAAAAAATTACATTGGAAAAATGATATTTCATCTCTTTTCGAAAATCAAGAATTTGAAGCACTTGTCATTACCGATTTAAAAAAGAAGATCGTTTGGGTTAGTGATGGTTTTTCTGATATGACTGGGTATTCTAAAAAATTCGCAATAGACCAAACACCAGCTTTCTTGCAAGGTGAAGAAACGACTCAAGCCGTAAAATCTCGTATTAATGCGAAGATAAAAGCAGATAAACCGTTTACTGACATTATTACCAATTACCGGAAAGATAAGTCTGCATATAAATGTGAAATAAAAATAATTCCTTTATATACCGCAGAAACCACCCATTATTTGGCTTTAGAACGACAGGTAGTATAA
- a CDS encoding beta/alpha barrel domain-containing protein has protein sequence MDKIPSFGSRLRRNIVTVPEIIDQCSGISVFGQVLKSFLFSTDVAIIRNTNANAIIAVYPFTPQPVISNALILAADKPIFCGVGGGLTTGIRSLELAIHAEFQGAMGVVLNKPTPNSLIAELKEKIDIPVTITIVSDKDDIRGRIKAGVDIFNVSGASKTTDIIKRIKDIDPNVAILATGGKSEDTIFQAIEAGANAISYTPPSTGELFKEIMTRYRDE, from the coding sequence ATGGATAAAATCCCATCGTTTGGCAGTCGCCTTAGAAGAAACATCGTAACAGTACCAGAAATTATCGATCAATGCTCAGGAATTAGTGTTTTTGGCCAGGTATTAAAATCGTTTTTATTCAGCACCGATGTGGCGATTATCAGAAACACCAATGCAAATGCAATCATAGCCGTCTACCCATTTACACCCCAACCTGTAATTTCCAATGCCCTTATTTTAGCAGCAGATAAACCTATTTTTTGTGGTGTAGGTGGCGGACTTACCACAGGGATTCGTTCTTTGGAGTTAGCCATACATGCGGAATTTCAAGGTGCAATGGGGGTTGTGCTCAACAAACCCACTCCAAATAGTTTAATTGCAGAATTAAAAGAAAAAATAGATATTCCCGTTACCATAACAATCGTATCTGATAAAGATGATATTCGCGGCAGGATTAAAGCGGGCGTAGATATATTTAACGTTTCCGGAGCTAGTAAGACTACAGATATTATTAAAAGAATTAAAGACATAGATCCGAATGTTGCTATTTTAGCTACTGGAGGAAAATCTGAGGATACTATATTTCAAGCCATAGAAGCTGGTGCCAATGCTATATCTTACACCCCGCCTTCTACGGGAGAGTTATTTAAAGAAATTATGACCCGTTATAGAGACGAATAA
- a CDS encoding DUF695 domain-containing protein, with amino-acid sequence MSFLKSLFNKKEVVTTATADLRYQEFWAWFQKHEKEFFKVVKKGDAIEKNFFDILGPKLNELKESTFWYLAGMYDDNTAELILTADGNLRNIPFIEDLVAAAPVIENWKITALKQPSASSTFGIKMNGYTFSEETMSFYANENPEMPDQIEITILHQEYTSENESEISHGAYLLLDNYLGELNCVTTIDHINFKNTKNAEKEIIPLEKLKDFLIWREKEFIEKYEGIRHHTEKDNYSSFNGTLKNGLPIIAIVNTDILQWNAKASHPWIAIATFKFDGDSNNGMPDDKTYELLNTLEDTIMLELKDSDGYVNIGRETADSTREIYFSCLDFRKPAKVFDKMQRENKEIISFDFEVYKDKYWQTYNKYL; translated from the coding sequence ATGAGTTTTTTAAAATCTTTATTTAATAAAAAGGAAGTCGTTACTACAGCCACAGCTGACCTTAGGTACCAAGAATTTTGGGCCTGGTTTCAAAAGCATGAAAAAGAATTTTTTAAGGTTGTTAAAAAAGGTGATGCAATCGAAAAGAACTTTTTTGATATTCTAGGCCCAAAATTAAATGAATTAAAGGAAAGTACTTTTTGGTATTTAGCTGGTATGTATGATGACAATACAGCAGAATTAATTCTGACAGCTGACGGAAATTTAAGAAACATTCCTTTTATAGAAGACTTAGTGGCTGCTGCTCCTGTTATTGAGAATTGGAAAATTACAGCATTAAAACAACCCAGTGCATCTAGTACTTTCGGAATTAAAATGAATGGATATACATTTAGTGAAGAGACCATGAGTTTCTATGCTAATGAAAATCCTGAAATGCCAGACCAGATAGAAATCACTATTCTACATCAAGAATATACTAGTGAAAATGAATCAGAAATTTCACATGGCGCTTACCTCCTATTAGATAATTATTTGGGAGAATTAAATTGTGTGACCACTATAGATCATATAAATTTTAAGAATACAAAGAACGCTGAGAAAGAAATTATCCCTTTAGAGAAATTAAAAGATTTTTTAATATGGCGAGAAAAAGAATTTATAGAGAAATATGAAGGTATACGGCACCATACCGAAAAAGATAATTATTCAAGTTTTAACGGTACCTTAAAAAACGGACTCCCTATTATTGCCATTGTCAATACAGATATATTGCAATGGAATGCTAAGGCTTCTCATCCTTGGATTGCCATTGCTACATTTAAGTTTGATGGAGATAGTAATAATGGAATGCCTGATGATAAGACGTATGAGTTATTGAACACCTTGGAAGATACTATCATGCTAGAATTAAAAGATTCTGATGGCTATGTGAATATCGGTAGAGAAACGGCAGATTCCACGAGAGAGATTTATTTTTCTTGTTTAGACTTTAGAAAACCAGCTAAAGTTTTCGATAAAATGCAAAGAGAAAATAAAGAAATCATAAGTTTCGATTTTGAAGTTTATAAAGATAAATATTGGCAAACCTATAATAAGTATCTTTAG
- a CDS encoding pirin family protein — MSKIKSIFPLGFPWQTQDPFLFCVYHSDHYPEGNEELGPKASLEGRTLGNDFTLKDGWRMYHGKKVPGFPAHPHRGFETITIVNKGFCDHSDSLGAAGRFGMGDVQWMTAGSGVQHSEMFPLLSTDKENPLEMFQIWLNLPQKNKFAAPHFAMLWHEEIPILKTETSTVKVIAGSYNTLEALDPAPNSWAADRANDVAIWNIQVAAESTYILPKAKNDIPRMLYFYEGDTVEIEGRTLTPNHGISVDALESLEIKVRGKNAHFLMLQGKPIDEPIAKYGPFVMNSDEEIQEAMEEYQRTQFGGWPWPDAANVHDKSKGRFAKYPDGNIVEK; from the coding sequence ATGAGCAAAATAAAATCTATTTTCCCACTGGGCTTCCCTTGGCAAACACAAGATCCTTTTTTATTCTGTGTGTATCATTCCGATCATTATCCTGAAGGAAATGAGGAACTAGGACCAAAAGCATCTTTAGAAGGCAGAACCTTAGGTAATGATTTTACCTTAAAAGATGGTTGGCGCATGTATCATGGAAAAAAGGTTCCTGGTTTTCCTGCACATCCGCATCGAGGTTTTGAAACTATAACCATTGTAAATAAAGGTTTTTGTGATCATTCAGACTCTTTAGGAGCTGCGGGTCGTTTTGGAATGGGAGATGTACAATGGATGACAGCTGGTAGTGGCGTACAACATTCAGAGATGTTTCCGCTACTGAGCACCGATAAAGAAAATCCGCTAGAAATGTTTCAAATCTGGCTTAATTTACCACAAAAAAACAAATTTGCAGCACCTCATTTTGCTATGCTTTGGCATGAAGAAATACCAATCCTAAAAACAGAAACAAGTACTGTAAAAGTAATTGCAGGAAGCTACAATACACTCGAAGCTTTAGATCCCGCACCAAACTCATGGGCTGCAGACAGGGCTAATGATGTTGCTATTTGGAATATACAAGTAGCCGCAGAAAGTACCTATATTTTACCAAAGGCAAAAAACGATATTCCTAGAATGTTGTATTTTTATGAAGGTGATACGGTAGAAATTGAAGGAAGAACGCTTACTCCTAACCATGGAATTAGTGTTGATGCTCTAGAGTCGCTTGAAATAAAAGTACGTGGGAAAAATGCACATTTTCTTATGTTACAAGGAAAACCTATTGACGAACCTATTGCTAAATATGGCCCTTTTGTTATGAATTCTGACGAAGAAATACAAGAAGCCATGGAAGAATACCAAAGAACACAATTTGGAGGATGGCCTTGGCCAGATGCTGCAAATGTTCACGATAAATCTAAAGGTAGATTTGCAAAATATCCGGATGGAAATATAGTAGAAAAATAG
- a CDS encoding DUF2911 domain-containing protein: protein MKRTLFLFLALCTGIAVNAQITTPQASPAAKVTQVVGLTDVTLEYSRPAMRGRTVFGDLVPFDKMWRTGANKNSIVTFSNDVKVAGKELKAGSYAIFTVPGEAVWEVNFYTNTENWGTPESWDASKVAAVVKINPTTTADKAESFTLAINHISDNGAHLEISWDMTKVAIPFEVPTDATVMEGISKVMAGPGAGDYYASAVYYLNSGKDIKQAKEWMDKAMSMTEKPAFWQLRQQSLIYAKAGDKKGAIEAAKKSLAAAEIAKNMDYVKMNKDSLKEWGAK from the coding sequence ATGAAAAGAACACTATTTTTATTTTTAGCACTTTGCACTGGTATTGCAGTGAATGCTCAAATAACAACCCCACAAGCAAGCCCTGCTGCTAAAGTGACACAAGTTGTTGGTTTAACAGATGTAACCTTGGAATACTCTAGACCAGCAATGCGTGGTAGAACGGTATTTGGAGATTTAGTACCTTTTGACAAAATGTGGAGAACAGGAGCTAATAAAAACTCAATAGTTACTTTTAGCAATGATGTAAAAGTTGCAGGGAAAGAACTTAAAGCAGGTTCATATGCTATTTTTACAGTACCAGGAGAAGCCGTTTGGGAAGTTAATTTTTACACGAACACAGAAAACTGGGGAACTCCAGAAAGTTGGGATGCAAGTAAAGTTGCTGCGGTAGTAAAAATAAACCCTACGACAACTGCTGATAAAGCAGAATCTTTTACATTGGCAATCAATCATATTTCAGATAATGGTGCGCACTTAGAAATATCTTGGGATATGACTAAAGTAGCTATTCCTTTTGAAGTTCCTACTGATGCTACAGTAATGGAAGGAATAAGTAAAGTTATGGCTGGTCCTGGTGCTGGTGATTATTATGCATCTGCAGTATACTACTTAAATTCTGGTAAAGATATTAAGCAGGCTAAAGAATGGATGGACAAGGCTATGTCAATGACTGAAAAACCAGCATTTTGGCAACTAAGACAACAATCGCTAATTTATGCAAAAGCAGGAGATAAAAAAGGTGCTATTGAAGCAGCTAAAAAATCTTTAGCAGCAGCGGAAATAGCTAAGAATATGGATTATGTTAAAATGAATAAAGATTCATTAAAAGAATGGGGAGCAAAATAA
- a CDS encoding GNAT family N-acetyltransferase, which translates to MIEIKEITAEETYPLRHKVMYPNHPFEYIKLPKDQEGTHFAVVKKAKNVTVVSLFFENDSAQFRKLATLESEQGQGHASKLLDFIITYAKKNNAKKLWCNARANKTSYYKKFGLEVSRPKIG; encoded by the coding sequence ATGATTGAAATAAAAGAAATTACCGCAGAGGAGACCTATCCTCTGCGGCATAAGGTGATGTACCCTAATCATCCTTTTGAGTATATAAAACTGCCAAAAGACCAAGAAGGCACGCACTTTGCAGTAGTAAAGAAAGCAAAAAACGTCACTGTAGTTTCTCTGTTTTTTGAAAATGATAGTGCCCAATTTCGTAAGCTTGCTACCTTAGAATCTGAGCAAGGTCAAGGCCATGCTTCTAAGCTTCTAGATTTTATAATTACCTACGCAAAAAAGAACAATGCCAAAAAATTGTGGTGTAATGCTAGAGCTAACAAAACCAGTTATTACAAAAAATTTGGCTTAGAAGTGAGTCGTCCTAAAATAGGTTGA
- a CDS encoding VOC family protein: protein MKKLLFFLVFFTVAISNAQKFDFTIDHTTLIVNDLKTTGDFYQTVIGLKEIDHPTKDPGFRWFSIQGNTQLHLIYKENVVMKKHKSSHVCLSTSQLDAFIKNLVENKIPYEDWPGTKGAVTLRADGIKQIYITDPEGYWIEINDAKH from the coding sequence ATGAAAAAACTACTATTCTTTTTGGTATTCTTTACGGTTGCCATAAGCAACGCTCAAAAATTTGATTTTACTATTGACCATACCACACTTATTGTCAATGACTTAAAAACTACGGGCGATTTTTACCAAACGGTTATAGGCTTAAAAGAAATTGATCATCCTACCAAAGACCCTGGTTTCCGATGGTTTTCTATTCAAGGAAATACACAATTGCATTTGATTTATAAGGAAAATGTGGTTATGAAAAAACACAAATCTAGCCATGTATGCTTATCCACCTCACAGCTCGATGCTTTTATAAAAAACTTAGTTGAAAATAAAATTCCATATGAGGATTGGCCAGGTACAAAAGGTGCCGTTACCTTACGTGCAGATGGTATTAAACAAATCTATATTACAGATCCTGAGGGTTATTGGATAGAAATAAACGATGCAAAACATTAA
- a CDS encoding TetR/AcrR family transcriptional regulator, which produces MSKKEQIITAALKLLIVKGIHNTPVSAIAKEAGTGMGTIYNYFPDKDALINEIYVAIKQKEETIFLSLSSEQPLRLQFEAYYSAIIDFFIDNSSYFSFMEQLQASPIITPESKLVGYKAIEPVTNLLDKGKEALIVKNIPTEELLQFIGGSIGSYLRWYFKEDRKDVRQAYQNQLTMAWDSIKN; this is translated from the coding sequence GTGAGTAAGAAAGAACAAATCATAACGGCAGCTTTAAAGCTTTTAATTGTAAAGGGGATTCATAACACCCCTGTCTCTGCAATTGCAAAAGAGGCTGGTACTGGAATGGGAACTATCTATAATTATTTCCCAGACAAAGATGCCTTAATCAATGAAATATATGTGGCTATAAAGCAGAAAGAAGAAACCATTTTCCTGTCGCTCAGCTCCGAGCAGCCCCTAAGGCTACAATTTGAGGCTTATTATTCGGCCATAATAGATTTCTTTATCGATAACTCAAGTTATTTTAGTTTTATGGAACAATTACAGGCATCACCAATAATTACGCCTGAGAGTAAACTTGTAGGGTATAAAGCTATTGAACCTGTCACCAACTTACTTGATAAAGGAAAAGAAGCACTCATCGTTAAAAATATTCCTACAGAAGAGCTGCTTCAATTTATAGGTGGATCTATAGGCTCCTACTTACGTTGGTATTTTAAGGAAGACCGAAAGGATGTCCGTCAAGCCTACCAAAATCAATTAACAATGGCGTGGGACTCCATTAAGAACTAA
- a CDS encoding SDR family oxidoreductase encodes MKKNVLITGTSTGVGLQTALLFARNGYKVYATMRNLSKATELETYIKAESLAIELLPLDVTKNDSITAAVAKIISQDGKIDMLINNAGAGFAKTTEEATEDEIDWVTNVNYTGVVLCTKAVLPHMRKQKSGQIINVTSVGGLVGQPFNELYCGAKFAVEGYMEALATYISDPFHIKITCVEPGGIATEFMKSAISKTTIDGQLATGEYAPIFERYMAGIQKRGNESKLNL; translated from the coding sequence ATGAAAAAAAATGTTTTAATCACAGGAACTTCTACAGGTGTAGGTTTACAAACTGCTCTTTTATTTGCAAGAAATGGCTACAAAGTGTACGCTACAATGCGGAATTTATCAAAAGCAACCGAACTTGAAACCTACATTAAGGCTGAAAGCTTAGCTATTGAACTACTCCCCTTAGATGTTACTAAGAATGACTCAATTACAGCAGCTGTAGCGAAAATAATTTCCCAGGATGGAAAGATTGATATGCTTATTAATAACGCAGGCGCTGGCTTCGCAAAAACTACCGAAGAAGCCACAGAGGATGAAATAGATTGGGTGACCAATGTTAATTATACAGGAGTGGTCTTATGTACCAAAGCAGTTTTACCCCATATGCGTAAACAAAAATCAGGGCAAATCATAAACGTTACCTCTGTAGGTGGTTTAGTAGGGCAACCTTTTAATGAACTGTACTGTGGCGCTAAATTTGCCGTAGAAGGGTATATGGAAGCTTTAGCCACTTATATTTCTGATCCGTTTCATATAAAAATCACCTGTGTTGAACCTGGTGGAATTGCTACCGAATTTATGAAGTCGGCCATATCTAAAACAACCATTGACGGTCAACTTGCCACAGGAGAATATGCCCCAATTTTTGAAAGATACATGGCTGGTATTCAAAAAAGAGGGAATGAAAGTAAATTAAATTTATAG
- a CDS encoding cryptochrome/photolyase family protein: MQNKISIFWFRRDLRLEDNVGLYQALKGDYPVLPIFIFDKEILENLPKDDARVSFIFEQLESMRNTLQEEVESSLAIYHGTPQEIFKSLIKDYEVQAVYTNHDYEPYATERDTKIQDYLKDKQVDFHSYKDQVIFEKGDVLKDDGDPYVVYTPYKNKWKTIFDAKKDLETYNTKKYFKNFIAHSRLPNLSLSDMGFETSKIKVPNYSAGSKVIQNYEDTRNYPAIENGTSRLGPHLRFGSVSIREITKRAIAEKNEVFWSELIWREFFMQILWHFPHTTKNAFRPKYDRIEWRNNEAEFEKWKNGETGYALVDAGMRELNTTGYMHNRVRMLVASFLCKHLLIDWRWGEAYFAEKLLDFDLSANVGNWQWAAGSGVDAAPYFRIFNPMTQVDKFDKQKEYINTWVSDLQELSYPDKMVDHKMARERCLKTYKEALS; the protein is encoded by the coding sequence ATGCAAAATAAAATTTCAATTTTTTGGTTTCGAAGAGATTTACGATTAGAAGATAATGTCGGATTATACCAAGCTTTAAAAGGAGATTATCCAGTTTTACCTATTTTTATATTTGATAAAGAAATTCTCGAAAATCTTCCTAAAGACGATGCTCGTGTGAGTTTTATTTTTGAGCAACTGGAAAGCATGAGAAATACGCTGCAAGAGGAGGTGGAAAGCTCTTTGGCTATCTATCATGGAACTCCACAAGAGATTTTTAAAAGTCTTATAAAAGATTATGAAGTACAAGCCGTATATACCAATCATGATTATGAACCATATGCTACGGAGAGAGACACAAAAATTCAAGACTATTTAAAAGATAAGCAAGTTGATTTTCACTCCTATAAAGATCAAGTGATTTTTGAAAAAGGCGATGTTTTGAAAGACGATGGCGATCCTTATGTGGTGTACACGCCGTACAAAAACAAATGGAAGACTATTTTTGATGCAAAAAAAGATTTAGAAACCTATAACACTAAAAAATATTTTAAAAATTTTATTGCACACAGTAGGCTCCCTAATTTGAGTCTATCTGATATGGGATTTGAAACTTCTAAAATAAAAGTCCCCAACTATAGCGCAGGTTCTAAAGTGATTCAAAATTATGAGGATACCCGCAACTACCCTGCTATTGAAAATGGAACTTCACGTTTAGGACCACATTTACGCTTTGGCAGCGTTTCTATTCGTGAAATAACAAAACGCGCTATCGCTGAGAAAAATGAAGTTTTTTGGAGTGAGCTCATCTGGAGAGAATTTTTTATGCAAATTCTCTGGCATTTCCCTCATACAACTAAAAATGCTTTTAGACCAAAATATGACCGAATTGAATGGCGTAACAATGAAGCTGAATTTGAAAAATGGAAAAATGGAGAAACGGGTTATGCTCTGGTCGATGCTGGTATGCGTGAACTAAATACTACAGGATACATGCACAATAGAGTGCGTATGTTGGTGGCTAGTTTTTTATGTAAACACTTATTAATAGATTGGCGTTGGGGAGAAGCTTATTTTGCTGAAAAACTTTTAGACTTTGATTTAAGTGCTAATGTTGGTAATTGGCAATGGGCTGCTGGTAGTGGTGTTGATGCTGCTCCGTATTTTAGAATTTTTAACCCAATGACACAGGTGGATAAATTTGATAAACAAAAAGAATACATCAACACATGGGTTTCAGATTTACAAGAATTGAGCTATCCTGATAAAATGGTGGATCATAAGATGGCAAGAGAACGTTGCTTAAAAACGTATAAAGAAGCTTTATCTTAA
- a CDS encoding SRPBCC family protein: MRLYRLHSKQQLPIAKEKAWSFLSDPANLKVITPEAMGFEILSGADKEMYAGQIIQYNVSPIAGIKTRWVTEITHVDQGNYFVDEQRFGPYALWHHKHFIHPTENGVVMEDIIDYKIPFGLLGQFAHGLFIKKQLATIFKYREEKLIELFGQVDGKPSLLEIKKI, from the coding sequence ATGCGACTTTACAGATTACATTCAAAGCAACAATTACCTATAGCTAAGGAGAAAGCCTGGAGCTTCCTGTCCGATCCTGCTAATTTAAAAGTGATTACTCCTGAAGCCATGGGGTTTGAAATTTTATCCGGAGCCGACAAAGAAATGTATGCAGGGCAGATCATCCAATATAATGTATCTCCCATTGCAGGGATTAAGACGCGCTGGGTTACAGAAATAACCCACGTAGATCAAGGTAATTATTTTGTAGATGAACAACGTTTTGGTCCTTACGCTCTTTGGCATCATAAACACTTTATCCATCCAACGGAAAATGGCGTAGTAATGGAAGATATTATTGATTATAAAATTCCATTTGGACTATTAGGACAATTCGCGCACGGTCTATTTATAAAAAAGCAATTGGCTACAATTTTTAAATATCGAGAAGAAAAATTAATAGAACTCTTTGGACAAGTAGATGGGAAACCGAGTCTTCTTGAAATAAAAAAGATTTAA